A genomic segment from Treponema sp. Marseille-Q3903 encodes:
- a CDS encoding FAD/NAD(P)-binding protein — protein sequence MEDKESFIPYVGKIIDIKQETPDVKTFSVVGLDGKKLFDHIPGQCAMLIVPGVGESMISITSSPTLETHMEFSIKKCGCVTDWLHAAEIGQQICVRGPIGNGFPVDTKLKGKDILVIAGGIGIAPVHSVVNYMMDHRSDYGKIQVIYGSRSMADLVRLEEMQNVWMKQPNCSIDLTIDRAEEGWKGHVGFVPPFVTECNPDPSMTVIMCGPPILIHLSLDALKKLGFKDQQVFTTMEMRMKCGIGKCGRCNIGDKFVCKDGPVFSFDQLGELPPEY from the coding sequence ATGGAAGATAAAGAATCATTTATCCCTTACGTAGGAAAAATAATTGATATCAAGCAGGAAACTCCCGATGTAAAAACATTCAGCGTAGTTGGGCTCGATGGAAAGAAACTGTTCGACCACATCCCTGGTCAGTGTGCAATGCTGATAGTTCCAGGAGTTGGAGAATCGATGATATCTATTACATCATCTCCTACTCTGGAAACTCACATGGAATTCTCCATTAAAAAATGCGGTTGTGTAACAGACTGGCTCCATGCTGCCGAAATCGGGCAACAAATTTGTGTTCGAGGTCCAATCGGAAACGGATTCCCAGTTGATACAAAATTAAAAGGAAAAGATATTCTTGTAATTGCCGGCGGTATCGGGATTGCTCCTGTTCACTCAGTAGTAAACTACATGATGGATCATCGCTCCGATTATGGAAAAATTCAGGTAATCTATGGTTCTCGTTCAATGGCAGACTTAGTTCGCCTTGAAGAAATGCAAAACGTGTGGATGAAACAGCCAAACTGCTCAATTGACCTTACAATTGACCGTGCAGAAGAAGGATGGAAAGGTCACGTAGGTTTTGTTCCTCCTTTTGTAACGGAATGTAACCCTGACCCAAGCATGACAGTAATCATGTGTGGACCTCCAATTCTCATCCACCTTTCTCTTGATGCTTTGAAAAAACTTGGTTTTAAAGATCAACAGGTTTTTACAACAATGGAGATGAGAATGAAATGTGGTATTGGTAAATGTGGACGCTGCAATATCGGTGATAAATTCGTTTGTAAAGACGGCCCTGTATTCAGCTTTGACCAGTTAGGTGAATTACCGCCTGAGTATTAA
- a CDS encoding 4Fe-4S dicluster domain-containing protein, which produces MENKEYLKETVLIKSGVNPKKCMVCGKCSATCPNYDAMEYHPHQFVQMVENGDLEKLMQSKSIYACLSCFACLERCPRQVEPAKLIDAVRQVVEGQRGHHHLDPSQVPEFLDDDMPQQAIVSAFRKYKK; this is translated from the coding sequence ATGGAAAACAAAGAATACTTAAAGGAAACCGTACTCATAAAAAGCGGTGTTAATCCTAAAAAGTGCATGGTTTGTGGAAAATGTTCAGCGACATGCCCAAATTATGACGCTATGGAATACCATCCGCATCAGTTTGTGCAGATGGTTGAAAACGGTGACCTTGAAAAACTCATGCAATCAAAATCTATATATGCATGTTTGAGTTGTTTTGCCTGCCTTGAACGATGCCCTCGTCAAGTTGAACCTGCAAAATTGATCGATGCAGTACGTCAAGTTGTCGAAGGACAGCGAGGTCATCACCATTTAGATCCAAGTCAGGTGCCGGAATTTTTGGATGATGATATGCCGCAACAGGCTATTGTCAGTGCCTTCAGAAAATACAAGAAATAG
- a CDS encoding hydrogenase iron-sulfur subunit gives MSENKSWTPKIVAFCCNWCSYAGADLAGNNRLEYPGNVKIIRIPCSCRLNPLFILRAFQRGADGVILCGCHPGDCHYSTGNYFARRRMTLLFSMLDFLGVEKGRTRVEWCSAAEGVRFAGIMNDFVKQITELGENKKLEDVRCKTN, from the coding sequence ATGAGTGAAAATAAATCATGGACACCTAAAATTGTAGCTTTCTGCTGTAACTGGTGTTCTTATGCAGGTGCCGATTTGGCTGGTAACAACCGTCTCGAATATCCTGGAAACGTAAAAATTATCCGCATTCCTTGCTCATGCCGCTTGAATCCTTTATTTATTTTGAGGGCATTTCAGCGAGGAGCTGACGGTGTTATTTTGTGTGGATGTCACCCCGGAGATTGTCACTACTCTACCGGGAACTATTTTGCACGCCGTCGCATGACACTTCTTTTCTCTATGCTCGACTTTCTCGGCGTAGAAAAAGGCCGAACTCGTGTTGAATGGTGTTCCGCTGCCGAAGGTGTTCGCTTTGCGGGAATAATGAACGACTTTGTAAAGCAAATCACTGAACTTGGTGAAAATAAGAAACTGGAGGATGTAAGATGCAAGACAAATTAA
- a CDS encoding 4Fe-4S dicluster domain-containing protein, with the protein MLSISSDKIDSLFELIGSKQPLYLPVDNKTGKADFKKWEKGVKLSNNLKTVRSAKDFFFPKAERIVDYKVDGKNVTVEDPRKDIEDFVVFGVRSCDAVGFSVIDNVYLNMAPVDSYYKNRREHGTVIVLACNEPEKTCFCSTYGIDAALESDKNGSSGDVSAWLSDGKYFFKANTEKGKKFVEAAKTLLTESDEKAVDAVKKEIKAKIEKLPFAHLDISKFGKVSPAQMNTIFNSKIWEKVAEPCVGCGSCTYVCPTCMCFDVRDFDTGNGIRQVRCWDSCMYSDFTQMAGANPRVSQKERSRQRFMHKLVYYPMAHEGLFQCVGCGRCLESCPVNMNIVKVIKAVQETDDIGGDK; encoded by the coding sequence ATGCTATCTATTTCAAGCGATAAAATTGATTCATTATTTGAGCTTATCGGTTCAAAACAGCCTTTATATTTGCCTGTAGACAATAAAACAGGTAAAGCCGATTTCAAAAAGTGGGAAAAAGGCGTAAAACTCTCAAATAATTTAAAAACAGTTCGTTCCGCTAAAGATTTTTTCTTTCCTAAAGCAGAAAGAATTGTTGATTATAAAGTTGACGGCAAAAACGTCACTGTAGAAGATCCGAGAAAAGACATAGAAGACTTTGTTGTGTTCGGTGTTCGCTCTTGTGATGCAGTCGGTTTTTCTGTTATCGACAACGTATACCTCAATATGGCACCTGTAGATTCTTACTATAAGAATCGCCGTGAACACGGAACAGTTATCGTCCTCGCTTGCAATGAGCCGGAGAAAACTTGTTTTTGTTCTACGTATGGAATTGACGCAGCATTGGAATCAGATAAAAACGGCTCTTCTGGAGATGTAAGTGCATGGCTTTCAGATGGAAAATACTTTTTTAAGGCGAATACCGAAAAAGGTAAAAAATTTGTGGAAGCAGCTAAAACTCTTCTCACAGAGTCTGATGAAAAAGCTGTTGATGCAGTAAAAAAAGAAATCAAAGCAAAAATCGAAAAACTTCCATTCGCGCATCTCGATATCTCAAAATTCGGAAAAGTTTCACCTGCCCAGATGAATACTATTTTCAACTCAAAGATTTGGGAAAAAGTTGCAGAGCCGTGCGTAGGATGCGGGTCTTGTACGTATGTATGCCCAACATGTATGTGTTTTGATGTTCGGGACTTTGATACGGGTAACGGAATCAGACAAGTACGATGCTGGGATTCATGTATGTATTCTGATTTTACACAGATGGCTGGAGCTAACCCTCGTGTTTCTCAAAAGGAAAGGAGCCGTCAGCGTTTTATGCACAAACTCGTTTACTATCCGATGGCTCACGAAGGCTTGTTCCAATGCGTAGGATGTGGACGTTGTCTTGAAAGCTGCCCTGTCAACATGAACATTGTGAAAGTAATCAAAGCCGTTCAGGAAACAGATGATATTGGAGGTGATAAATAA
- a CDS encoding 4Fe-4S dicluster domain-containing protein — protein sequence MQDKLIARAKELLASGKVHKVVGWKKGLFDDDITPAVFNSAEELDKDFVFNKYCKANLSKYLVKITQEIEIAKSTTRMNNSMAKQRDPNAEDKPIPQAVALVFLKPSDTYSFTQLLKEKRITREDVYAIGVPCQDTLDGQDVCKSCKGKKHVSCDELIGVDEAKEAELEPNTERMEEVAKFEAMTTEERYEFWRDEFSRCIRCNACRNVCPACTCEKCVFDNNDLYTSQKVAQTSFEEDLFHIIRAWHVAGRCTDCGECSRVCPQNIPLYLLNRKFIKDINEIYGEYQAGADMESKPAMLHYETTDPETTIVYDRSKDGGEE from the coding sequence ATGCAAGACAAATTAATCGCTCGTGCTAAAGAACTTCTTGCCTCTGGAAAAGTTCATAAAGTTGTAGGCTGGAAAAAAGGTCTTTTTGATGATGATATCACACCTGCTGTTTTCAACAGTGCGGAAGAATTAGATAAAGATTTTGTCTTTAATAAATATTGTAAAGCAAATCTTTCAAAATATCTGGTAAAAATTACACAGGAAATTGAAATTGCGAAGAGCACAACAAGGATGAATAATTCAATGGCTAAACAGCGTGATCCGAATGCTGAAGACAAGCCTATTCCTCAGGCTGTCGCTCTTGTATTTCTCAAACCAAGCGATACTTATTCTTTTACTCAGCTTTTGAAAGAAAAGCGCATCACACGCGAAGACGTCTATGCAATCGGAGTTCCTTGTCAGGACACACTTGACGGTCAAGATGTCTGCAAGTCTTGCAAAGGGAAAAAACATGTCTCTTGCGATGAATTGATTGGCGTTGATGAAGCAAAAGAAGCAGAACTTGAACCAAATACAGAGCGCATGGAAGAAGTTGCAAAGTTTGAAGCAATGACAACTGAAGAACGCTATGAGTTTTGGAGAGACGAATTCAGCAGATGTATTCGATGCAATGCATGCCGCAACGTTTGTCCAGCATGTACTTGCGAAAAGTGCGTATTCGACAACAACGACCTCTACACTTCACAAAAAGTTGCTCAGACTAGTTTTGAAGAAGATTTGTTCCACATAATTCGTGCATGGCATGTTGCCGGACGATGTACGGACTGTGGAGAATGTTCCCGTGTTTGCCCTCAAAATATTCCGTTGTATCTTTTGAACAGAAAATTTATAAAAGATATCAATGAAATCTATGGGGAGTATCAGGCTGGCGCTGATATGGAATCAAAACCGGCTATGCTCCACTATGAAACAACTGACCCTGAAACAACAATTGTCTACGACAGATCAAAAGATGGAGGTGAAGAATAA
- a CDS encoding CoB--CoM heterodisulfide reductase iron-sulfur subunit A family protein — translation MERIGVFVCHCGTNIAGTVDVAKVAEELGKVPGVAYSTHYTYMCSSAGQQMIEDHIKDDKLTGVVLCSCSPRMHEKTFRSCAERAGLNPYKVEVANIREQTSWVMKDIEKATEKAIALGKAAVAKAILDTPLTPGETPMTKRALVIGGGIAGITAALDIADAGFPVDIVEKDYTVGGKMAKLDKTFPTLDCASCIVTPKMTEVSQNSNIRILSYSEVCRVSGYIGNFEIDIKRHPRYVDEVKCTGCGACVEKCPNKKVPNAFNLNLNNRKAIDIPFAQAVPKIANISPLHCLHMKGLQNGKDNVCGFCEKVCAAGAIDFHQKEKIITEKYGAIVVATGYNPIELEKFDEYAYNQSPDVVSSLEFERLCNASGPTNGHLLRPSDGKEPKTIVFVQCVGSRCSADSTKGHEYCSKICCMYTAKHAILTRDHYPDTECYVFYIDVRTPGKLFDEFYRRAVEQYGVHYIKGQVGKVTPQADGSLDVQGSDLILNKQLHIKADMVVLAASIEPDKSARPLATMLTTSMDNNDFFLEAHAKLRPVESPTAGIFLAGCCQGPKDIPETVAQSSGAAAKAICLLVKDKLKGDPCTANPNENMCNGCEQCANVCPYGAITYVDKDFRGPNRTTITRHVSQVNSAMCHGCGACTVTCPSGAMDLRGFSNKQILAEVDSVL, via the coding sequence ATGGAAAGAATTGGTGTTTTTGTATGTCACTGTGGCACTAACATTGCAGGAACAGTTGACGTAGCTAAAGTCGCAGAAGAACTAGGTAAAGTGCCAGGAGTTGCTTATTCAACACACTACACTTACATGTGTTCATCTGCCGGTCAGCAAATGATTGAAGACCACATAAAAGATGATAAATTAACAGGAGTTGTCCTTTGTTCATGTTCTCCACGCATGCACGAGAAAACATTCCGTTCGTGTGCTGAAAGAGCAGGTCTCAATCCTTATAAAGTTGAAGTTGCAAATATCCGTGAGCAGACATCGTGGGTTATGAAAGATATTGAAAAAGCGACAGAAAAAGCTATTGCCCTTGGTAAAGCGGCTGTCGCAAAAGCGATCCTTGATACTCCACTAACCCCTGGTGAAACTCCGATGACAAAACGTGCGTTGGTAATAGGCGGTGGAATCGCAGGTATTACAGCAGCTCTCGATATTGCAGATGCAGGATTCCCAGTTGATATCGTAGAAAAAGACTACACTGTTGGTGGAAAGATGGCTAAACTCGATAAAACTTTCCCAACTCTCGACTGTGCGTCTTGTATTGTCACTCCAAAGATGACGGAAGTCAGCCAGAATTCGAACATACGCATCCTTTCTTATTCGGAAGTATGCAGAGTCAGCGGTTATATTGGAAACTTCGAAATTGATATAAAACGTCATCCTCGTTATGTCGATGAAGTAAAATGTACAGGTTGCGGTGCTTGTGTTGAAAAATGTCCGAACAAGAAAGTTCCGAACGCTTTCAATTTGAACTTGAACAACAGAAAGGCAATCGATATTCCTTTTGCGCAGGCTGTTCCAAAGATTGCAAATATTTCTCCATTGCATTGCCTTCACATGAAAGGGCTTCAAAACGGTAAAGACAATGTTTGCGGATTCTGTGAAAAAGTTTGTGCTGCCGGTGCAATCGACTTCCATCAAAAAGAAAAAATTATTACAGAAAAATATGGTGCAATTGTCGTAGCTACAGGCTACAACCCGATAGAACTCGAAAAATTTGACGAATACGCTTATAACCAGAGCCCTGATGTCGTGTCTTCTCTTGAATTTGAACGACTGTGCAACGCTTCAGGTCCTACAAACGGTCATCTTCTCCGTCCATCAGATGGAAAAGAACCAAAGACAATCGTATTCGTTCAGTGTGTTGGTTCTCGATGTTCTGCAGATTCAACAAAAGGTCATGAATATTGTTCTAAGATTTGTTGTATGTATACTGCAAAGCACGCAATCCTAACACGCGACCATTATCCTGACACAGAATGTTATGTATTTTACATAGATGTACGAACGCCCGGTAAACTATTTGATGAATTCTACCGCCGTGCCGTTGAGCAATACGGTGTACATTACATAAAAGGTCAGGTAGGAAAAGTTACTCCTCAAGCTGATGGAAGCCTCGATGTTCAGGGTTCAGACTTGATTTTGAACAAACAGCTCCACATCAAAGCTGACATGGTTGTGCTTGCGGCATCTATTGAACCTGATAAATCTGCTCGTCCACTTGCAACAATGCTTACAACTTCAATGGATAACAACGACTTTTTCCTCGAAGCTCATGCAAAACTTCGTCCTGTTGAATCTCCAACTGCCGGTATTTTCCTTGCAGGTTGCTGTCAAGGACCAAAAGATATTCCTGAAACAGTTGCGCAGTCATCAGGTGCTGCAGCAAAGGCTATCTGTCTGCTTGTAAAAGATAAACTAAAAGGTGACCCTTGTACTGCAAATCCAAATGAAAATATGTGTAATGGTTGTGAACAGTGTGCAAATGTTTGCCCTTACGGAGCTATCACTTATGTTGATAAGGACTTCCGTGGTCCAAACAGAACAACAATCACACGTCACGTTTCTCAGGTAAACAGTGCAATGTGTCACGGTTGTGGTGCTTGTACAGTTACTTGTCCTTCAGGTGCTATGGATCTCAGAGGATTCAGCAATAAACAGATTTTGGCGGAGGTTGATTCCGTATTATAA
- a CDS encoding CoB--CoM heterodisulfide reductase iron-sulfur subunit B family protein yields the protein MIYSYFPGCTLKNKAQDLDFYARKSAEALGFTLEEIPDWQCCGGEYPMATDEIATKLSSVRALADAQKKGHELVTLCSACYNVIKQVNNDVATDETIDFKVNNYLKQDEIEYHGETKVLHYLEILRDVVGWDNVKKAVKNPFTGKKIGAYYGCLLLRPAKVLQLDDPEDPKLLEDFIKAIGGTPVIYAQRNECCGAYTMFEDKSIPQKRVKTILNNAEDMGADFLATSCPLCRYNLLKNKGESKLDVIYFTELLAQALGLKEAK from the coding sequence ATGATATATTCTTATTTCCCAGGATGTACGCTTAAAAACAAGGCTCAGGATCTTGATTTTTATGCACGTAAATCTGCGGAAGCATTAGGATTCACACTTGAAGAAATTCCCGACTGGCAATGCTGTGGTGGTGAATACCCTATGGCAACAGATGAAATTGCAACAAAACTTTCATCTGTTCGTGCTCTTGCAGATGCACAGAAAAAAGGTCATGAATTAGTAACTCTTTGTTCCGCATGTTACAATGTCATTAAACAGGTAAATAACGATGTTGCGACTGACGAAACAATCGACTTCAAGGTGAACAATTATCTCAAACAAGATGAGATTGAGTACCACGGAGAAACTAAAGTTCTTCATTATCTTGAAATTCTCCGCGATGTTGTTGGCTGGGACAACGTTAAAAAAGCTGTAAAAAATCCATTTACCGGTAAAAAAATCGGTGCGTATTACGGCTGCCTTTTACTGCGTCCTGCAAAAGTTCTTCAGCTTGACGATCCTGAAGATCCAAAACTCCTTGAAGACTTTATCAAAGCAATCGGTGGTACTCCTGTTATCTATGCACAGAGAAATGAATGTTGTGGTGCGTACACAATGTTCGAAGATAAATCTATCCCACAAAAACGCGTTAAGACTATTTTGAATAATGCTGAAGACATGGGTGCAGACTTCCTTGCTACAAGCTGCCCTCTCTGCCGCTATAATCTCCTAAAAAATAAAGGTGAATCAAAACTTGACGTAATTTATTTTACAGAATTGCTTGCGCAAGCCCTCGGATTAAAGGAGGCAAAATAA
- the fumC gene encoding class II fumarate hydratase translates to MEYKIEHDSMGEVKVPADKYWGAQTERSHENFDIGVGIETMPREITRAFGYLKKAAAMANNSLKPEKMTDEKLKVISQACEEVINGSLNEHFPLVVWQTGSGTQSNMNANEVIANRANEIAGKKLCHPNDDINMSQSSNDTFPTALHISAVFVIEDKLIPAIDTLVSTFKKLEKENEGIVKSGRTHLQDAVPIAFEQEISGWRTSLERDKEMLLSSLPYLKQLALGGTAVGTGLNAPKGFDKKVAECVSKLTGKDFITAPNKFHALTSKDELVFAHGAIKALAADMMKIANDVRWLASGPRDGLGEIFIPENEPGSSIMPGKVNPTQCEAVTMVAVQVMGNDAAVGFAASQGNFELNVFMPVIAYNFIQSARLLAESMVSFNKNCAVGIKANKEKMHHNLYNSLMLVTALNPYIGYENAAKTAHKAFDENISLKEACVGLGFLTAEKFDEVFKPESMAFPQSK, encoded by the coding sequence GGAGCTCAAACTGAACGAAGCCACGAAAACTTTGATATTGGTGTTGGAATTGAAACAATGCCGCGCGAAATAACTAGAGCTTTCGGTTACTTAAAAAAAGCTGCGGCAATGGCTAACAATTCCCTAAAACCAGAGAAAATGACTGACGAAAAACTCAAGGTAATTTCTCAGGCATGTGAAGAAGTTATAAATGGTTCATTAAACGAACACTTCCCTCTCGTAGTCTGGCAAACAGGTTCCGGCACTCAGAGCAATATGAATGCAAACGAAGTCATCGCTAACAGGGCTAATGAAATAGCAGGAAAAAAGCTTTGCCATCCAAACGATGATATCAACATGAGTCAGTCTTCAAACGACACTTTCCCGACAGCGCTTCATATCTCTGCTGTATTTGTGATTGAAGATAAACTTATTCCGGCAATCGATACTCTTGTTTCAACTTTCAAAAAACTTGAAAAAGAAAACGAAGGAATTGTAAAATCAGGACGCACACACCTTCAGGACGCTGTTCCTATCGCTTTTGAACAGGAAATAAGCGGCTGGAGAACTTCTTTGGAACGCGATAAAGAAATGCTTTTATCTTCACTCCCTTACTTAAAGCAGCTCGCACTCGGAGGAACTGCAGTTGGAACAGGATTAAACGCTCCAAAAGGGTTTGATAAAAAAGTTGCGGAATGCGTTTCAAAACTCACCGGAAAAGATTTTATTACAGCTCCTAACAAGTTCCACGCACTGACATCTAAAGATGAACTTGTATTTGCTCACGGTGCAATTAAAGCACTTGCAGCCGATATGATGAAGATCGCAAACGATGTTCGCTGGCTTGCTTCGGGTCCTCGTGATGGACTTGGCGAGATTTTTATTCCGGAAAACGAACCCGGCTCTTCAATCATGCCTGGAAAAGTAAATCCTACACAGTGTGAAGCAGTTACAATGGTTGCCGTTCAGGTTATGGGCAACGATGCTGCTGTCGGTTTTGCTGCATCTCAAGGTAACTTTGAATTAAATGTCTTTATGCCGGTGATCGCTTACAATTTTATTCAATCTGCACGTTTGCTTGCAGAATCTATGGTTTCATTCAATAAAAATTGTGCAGTTGGTATAAAAGCGAACAAAGAAAAAATGCATCACAACCTTTACAACTCGCTTATGCTTGTCACAGCGTTGAATCCATATATAGGATATGAAAACGCAGCAAAGACAGCGCATAAAGCATTTGATGAAAACATAAGTCTAAAAGAGGCGTGCGTAGGACTCGGTTTTCTCACAGCAGAAAAATTTGACGAAGTATTTAAACCGGAGAGTATGGCTTTTCCCCAAAGTAAATAA